In a genomic window of Rickettsiales bacterium:
- the recJ gene encoding single-stranded-DNA-specific exonuclease RecJ, whose product MHNFENKLSVKGKFWQVIDFDENYVKSACQKFSISDFLARILSQKNIPLNEIPNFLEPKIRDYLPNPYLLKDMQKAVERIIFTIINNQKIAIYGDYDVDGASATALLVRFFRGLKSEILFHIPDRIKEGYGVNFEALKNLKNQGADLVISVDCGVLAFEPILKAKNIGLDVIVIDHHLSDAVLPEAVAVVNPNRLDDDSKLNNLCATGVAFLVCVAINSELKKQKYYCNTSIEEINLLHLLDLVSLATICDVMSLTGVNRAFVKQGLKILAERRNLGLSALMDISGLKNAPDVYSLGFLIGPRINAAGRISDCSLGAKILSEENQFKALEYAETLNNLNKERQEIEQNIFIEALEMASKKDENLACIVLASKNWHQGVIGIVAGKIKEIFDKPTAIIALNEGVGKASARSVNGIDFGSGIINAKNDGLILAGGGHKMAAGFSILEENIKKLEEYLHQKFLEDYKIYQSNKYVKANLVLPASALTLELADEISKLSPFGIGNSEPLILVENVKIVSLKTYAEKHIGFYFSDANLAKVNSKSVKGILFNGKNTTLGNALEENYMKNVSLLGKIRKNSFNNSEYIDFFLEDVVIN is encoded by the coding sequence ATTTTATCGCAAAAAAATATTCCTCTAAATGAAATTCCAAATTTTTTAGAGCCAAAAATAAGGGATTATCTTCCAAATCCTTATCTTCTGAAGGATATGCAAAAGGCTGTTGAGCGAATTATTTTTACAATAATTAATAATCAAAAAATTGCAATATATGGTGATTATGATGTTGATGGTGCTTCCGCAACTGCACTTCTTGTAAGGTTTTTTAGGGGGCTAAAGTCTGAAATTTTATTTCACATTCCAGATAGGATAAAAGAGGGTTACGGCGTAAATTTTGAGGCTCTGAAAAATCTAAAAAATCAGGGGGCGGATTTGGTAATTTCTGTTGATTGTGGCGTTCTAGCTTTTGAGCCAATTCTAAAGGCAAAAAATATTGGACTTGATGTAATTGTAATTGATCATCATTTGAGTGATGCGGTATTACCAGAAGCTGTTGCGGTTGTTAACCCAAATAGGTTAGATGATGATTCAAAACTCAATAATTTATGTGCTACTGGCGTTGCATTTTTAGTATGTGTTGCGATAAATTCTGAGTTAAAAAAACAAAAGTATTACTGCAATACTTCAATAGAAGAAATAAATTTATTGCATCTTTTAGATTTAGTTTCACTCGCCACAATTTGTGATGTGATGAGTTTAACTGGCGTAAATAGGGCTTTCGTAAAGCAAGGGCTTAAAATTTTAGCTGAAAGGCGAAATCTAGGCTTATCAGCACTTATGGATATTTCAGGTTTGAAGAATGCTCCAGATGTTTATTCGCTAGGGTTTTTAATAGGCCCTAGAATTAATGCTGCGGGCAGAATTTCTGATTGCTCACTTGGTGCAAAAATTTTATCAGAAGAAAATCAATTTAAGGCTTTAGAATATGCTGAAACCTTGAATAATCTTAATAAAGAAAGGCAAGAAATTGAACAAAATATTTTTATAGAAGCATTAGAAATGGCTTCAAAAAAAGATGAAAATTTAGCGTGCATAGTGCTTGCTTCAAAAAACTGGCATCAAGGCGTAATTGGCATTGTGGCTGGAAAAATTAAAGAAATATTTGATAAACCTACTGCCATAATTGCTCTGAATGAAGGCGTTGGCAAAGCTTCTGCTAGAAGTGTGAATGGGATTGATTTTGGTAGTGGCATTATCAATGCAAAAAATGATGGGTTAATTTTGGCTGGTGGCGGGCATAAAATGGCGGCGGGCTTTTCAATATTAGAAGAAAATATTAAGAAACTAGAAGAATATTTGCATCAAAAATTTTTAGAAGATTATAAAATTTATCAATCAAATAAATATGTTAAGGCAAATTTGGTTCTGCCAGCTAGTGCGTTAACTTTAGAATTAGCTGATGAAATTTCAAAATTATCACCCTTTGGAATTGGCAATTCTGAGCCATTAATTTTGGTTGAGAATGTGAAAATAGTTTCGCTTAAAACCTATGCAGAGAAGCATATTGGGTTTTATTTTTCTGATGCAAATCTTGCAAAAGTAAATTCAAAATCAGTTAAAGGAATTTTATTTAACGGCAAAAATACTACGCTTGGCAATGCTTTGGAAGAAAATTATATGAAAAATGTCTCGCTACTTGGTAAAATTCGTAAAAATAGCTTTAATAACTCGGAATATATTGATTTTTTCCTAGAAGATGTAGTTATAAATTAG
- a CDS encoding ATP-binding cassette domain-containing protein, which produces MSQPKIQLSEVYKSFGSKKVLQGVDLSLNSGESLVVIGGSGSGKSVLIKTIIGLIQADKGSIKIDGVETSHLNRSGRQEIMNKFGFLFQGGALFDSLPIWENVAFGLINALSMDRDKAKEIAIKKIQQVGMGKDVADLFPAELSGGMQKRISLARAIATDPEIIFFDEPTTGLDPIMSDVINNLIVKCSKELKATTISITHDMNSATKIADKIAMIYQGKIIWEGNPNNIYSSGNGYVDQFVNGRSEGPIEIKLQDH; this is translated from the coding sequence ATGTCGCAACCGAAAATTCAATTATCTGAAGTTTATAAATCTTTTGGATCAAAAAAAGTTCTGCAGGGTGTTGATTTATCCTTAAATTCAGGGGAATCCCTTGTTGTAATTGGAGGTTCTGGCAGCGGAAAATCAGTTCTTATAAAAACTATTATAGGTTTAATTCAGGCAGATAAAGGCTCAATAAAAATTGATGGGGTTGAAACATCGCACTTAAATCGTTCTGGCAGACAAGAAATTATGAATAAATTTGGGTTTCTATTTCAAGGCGGTGCATTGTTTGATAGTTTGCCAATCTGGGAAAATGTGGCTTTTGGGTTAATCAACGCATTATCTATGGATAGAGATAAAGCCAAAGAAATCGCAATTAAAAAAATTCAACAAGTTGGTATGGGTAAAGATGTTGCGGATTTATTCCCAGCCGAGCTTTCTGGAGGTATGCAGAAGCGAATTAGTTTGGCAAGGGCTATAGCAACTGACCCTGAAATTATCTTCTTTGATGAACCTACAACCGGCCTAGACCCTATAATGAGTGATGTTATTAATAATCTGATTGTTAAGTGCAGTAAAGAGCTTAAGGCAACAACTATAAGCATTACGCATGATATGAATAGTGCTACAAAAATTGCTGATAAAATTGCGATGATTTATCAAGGAAAAATCATATGGGAAGGTAACCCAAATAACATTTATTCAAGCGGAAATGGTTATGTTGACCAATTTGTAAATGGCAGATCTGAAGGCCCTATTGAGATAAAATTACAGGATCATTAA
- the lnt gene encoding apolipoprotein N-acyltransferase, protein MLYLILPFLGYLYTLCFAPHNYFALGMLAFPAFLIILDILKTPLKTFFGGFLFAFGHHISGLYWISNSLLVEADKFAWLVPFAVSVIPAYLSIYIGLAASITYKLKYNGLAKVLFFSSIWVLFEILRSQLFTGFPWNLTGYTILKNINLSQIAAFLGVYGLSLFVLIVFLSPYLVINAFVESIKDKSPYRLSLSLIYLMPIAFIISWLSYWGGQRIAENKDRFENISIRIVQPNIPQNEKFDNAKIGDHLFKYYTLTVDENEDKAFVPDLIVWPEAATPYVLTKNPEFLEDLKDIIPYGAYLALGTIRTEGEEKNQKVYNSIQFVDSEGVLSETKYDKHHLVPFGEYIPFRKYFPNIEKITHGMGDFSMGQGIETLKVGQIPPFSPSICYEIIFPKKVADFSGEEKPRFILNVTNDGWFGLTSGPYQHLEQARMRAIEEGISVIRSANTGVSAIIDPLGRIMASLDLNKYGVVDGNLPASLNKRTFYSIFGNKIVILIAAFFMSLALFLKYYAKLKRCHQAN, encoded by the coding sequence GTGCTTTATTTGATTTTGCCATTTTTGGGGTATTTATACACGCTATGCTTTGCACCGCATAATTACTTTGCGTTGGGAATGCTTGCTTTTCCAGCGTTCCTAATCATTTTAGATATTCTAAAAACTCCACTAAAAACTTTCTTTGGTGGTTTTTTATTTGCATTTGGTCATCATATTTCTGGCTTATATTGGATTTCAAATTCATTATTGGTAGAAGCGGATAAATTCGCTTGGCTTGTGCCTTTTGCGGTTAGTGTAATACCTGCTTATTTAAGTATTTACATAGGTTTAGCGGCAAGTATTACTTATAAATTGAAATATAATGGACTTGCGAAAGTGTTATTTTTCAGCTCCATTTGGGTTTTATTCGAAATATTGCGATCGCAATTATTCACTGGTTTTCCTTGGAATTTAACAGGTTATACAATCCTTAAAAATATTAATCTCTCTCAAATTGCTGCTTTTCTTGGCGTTTATGGTTTGAGTCTATTTGTTCTAATAGTTTTTCTAAGCCCTTATCTGGTTATCAATGCCTTTGTAGAAAGTATCAAAGATAAATCGCCATATAGGTTAAGCCTAAGCCTTATTTATCTGATGCCTATTGCATTTATAATAAGTTGGCTTTCATATTGGGGTGGTCAAAGAATTGCAGAGAATAAGGATAGATTTGAAAATATTTCAATTCGTATTGTGCAGCCGAATATTCCTCAGAACGAAAAATTTGATAATGCAAAAATTGGCGATCATCTATTTAAGTATTACACCCTTACGGTTGATGAAAATGAGGATAAAGCCTTTGTTCCTGACTTAATAGTATGGCCTGAGGCTGCAACACCTTATGTGCTAACCAAAAATCCAGAATTTTTGGAAGATTTGAAAGATATAATCCCTTATGGAGCTTATTTGGCTTTAGGAACAATAAGAACTGAAGGCGAAGAAAAAAATCAAAAAGTTTATAATTCAATCCAATTTGTTGATTCAGAGGGGGTTCTCTCTGAGACTAAATATGATAAGCACCATTTAGTGCCGTTTGGTGAATATATTCCTTTCAGAAAATATTTTCCTAACATAGAAAAAATTACACACGGAATGGGGGACTTTTCAATGGGGCAGGGTATTGAAACCCTTAAGGTTGGACAAATTCCGCCTTTTTCACCTTCTATATGTTATGAGATTATTTTCCCGAAAAAAGTTGCGGATTTTTCAGGCGAAGAAAAGCCAAGATTTATTCTTAATGTTACTAATGATGGCTGGTTTGGCTTAACTTCAGGGCCTTATCAGCATTTAGAGCAAGCTAGAATGAGAGCGATTGAGGAGGGCATTAGCGTTATTCGTTCAGCAAATACAGGGGTTTCAGCTATAATTGATCCATTAGGGAGAATTATGGCAAGCCTAGATTTGAATAAGTATGGCGTGGTTGATGGAAACCTTCCCGCAAGCCTAAATAAAAGAACTTTTTATAGTATTTTTGGGAATAAAATTGTGATTTTAATTGCAGCATTCTTTATGTCTCTCGCCCTTTTCTTGAAATATTATGCCAAATTGAAGCGATGCCATCAAGCAAACTAG